In Seriola aureovittata isolate HTS-2021-v1 ecotype China chromosome 17, ASM2101889v1, whole genome shotgun sequence, a genomic segment contains:
- the c1qtnf6a gene encoding complement C1q tumor necrosis factor-related protein 6: MLGVLLILSLCSLVALVPPPSATALCKHCCDDLEPAEGSGAEPAARGFSHVPEVRTYINMTILKGDKGDRGDRGTPGKAGQEGPSGAVGPSGTKGAKGQAGPPGDPCKVQYSAFSVGRRKSLHSLESYQALVFDTVFVNLDGHFDMFGGKFLCRIPGIYFFNVNIHTWNFKETYLHIMQNDREQAIVYAQPSDRSIMQSQSLMLQLEPDDEVWVRLYKRQRENAIYSDDVDVYITFNGYLIRASVEE, from the exons ATGTTGGGTGTCCTCCTCATTCTGTCCCTCTGCTCCCTGGTGGCCCTGGTGCCTCCCCCGAGTGCTACTGCCCTCTGCAAGCACTGCTGTGACGACCTGgagccagcagagggcagcgGAGCCGAGCCGGCCGCCCGAGGGTTCAGCCATGTGCCGGAGGTCCGCACCTACATCAACATGACCATCCTCAAAG GTGACAAAGGAGATCGTGGCGACAGAGGGACACCAGGTAAAGCTGGACAGGAAGGCCCTTCGGGCGCCGTTGGACCCAGTGGCACAAAAGGCGCTAAGGGCCAGGCGGGGCCTCCAGGAGACCCCTGCAAAGTCCAGTACTCCGCCTTCTCTGTTGGCCGTCGCAAATCCCTCCACAGCCTGGAGTCCTACCAGGCGCTGGTGTTCGACACGGTCTTTGTCAACCTCGACGGCCACTTCGACATGTTCGGCGGGAAGTTCCTCTGCCGCATCCCGGGGATCTACTTCTTCAACGTCAACATTCACACGTGGAACTTCAAGGAGACGTATCTGCACATCATGCAGAACGACAGGGAGCAGGCCATCGTGTACGCCCAGCCCAGCGACCGCTCCATCATGCAGAGTCAGAGCctgatgctgcagctggagcCGGACGACGAGGTGTGGGTGCGACTGTACAAGAGGCAGCGGGAGAACGCCATCTACAGTGACGACGTAGATGTCTACATCACTTTCAATGGGTACCTCATCAGAGCGAGTGTGGAGGAGTAA